The DNA segment AACAGCTTGAAAAACTGACCATCCACACGCGCTATGGCACCTACCAACCGTTCGTAGTGACCCAAAATCAGCGCTACGGTTCCACCGGACACCCCAGGAATGATGTCGGCTGCGCCCATGCACAGCCCGCGCAGCCAATTGATTGCATCATTGGCATAACCGTTATGACTATCAGGCATCGACTGAACTTCGTGAATGTGAGCGAGGTTGACTCCATCGAACTGGCTGGCCGGGGTTACCTTTAGCTAGCCGCTATCATGATTCGCATAATCATCGCGGCAAATTTTTTGTAGCTACGCTCGCCAGCGCGTGGCCCCACTAGCATAACCTGTTCGAGCCCTGCCGTGTCAGATCACTTAAAAGCTTTGATTATAGGAATTGTCGAAGGATTGACAGAATTTCTACCAGTCAGTTCCACGGCCCATATCCGCATTTGCCAAGAGCTGCTGAACATATCGCTGGAAGACAGCTACTGGAAGATGTTCGCGATCGTAATCCAGCTTGGCGCTGTTCTGGCGGTAGTGGTCTATTTTCGTTATCGCATTCTGGATTTTCTGCGGCACTTTCCGGGCGGACGATCTGGACAGCGCAAATGGTGGAATCATCCGCTGTCTTTGGTGACACTCAGTTTTGTCGTCACAGCCATTCCTTGCTTCCTGTTGGATAAGTACATCGGCGATAATTTGGAGAACTTCCACGTCATCGGAGCGGCTCTGATCATTGGTGGCGTTTTGATGTTGTGGATCGATCGCACCTTCAGCCAGCGTGCCACCACGCATCACATGGACGATATTACCGTCCCTCAAGCGCTGGTCATTGGTTGCACGCAGATTTTAGCGGCGGCCTTTCCGGGCGTCAGCCGTAGCATGTCCACGATTGCCGGCGGACAGGTGATGGGGCTCTCACGCCCCGCAGCACTTGAATTCAGCTTCTTCTTATCGCTACCAGTCATGCTGGCCGCGACCGGTTTCAAACTGCTGCAATTTGTACTCAAGAGCATCACGACTATCACGACGGACCAGTGGCTGATTCTGGGCAACGGTTTTGTAGTCAGTTTCTTGGTGGGCTGGGCGGTAATTGCCTGGTTCATGTCATGGGTCAATCGCCACGGCTTTGCGCCCTTTGCCGTTTACCGATTGGTTATCGGTTCAGCGGTGCTGCTGTGGCTGGCTTGACCGTCACGATCACGCATTTGAAGGCCGGTGTCTTGGATTGCGGATCGAGAGTGCGGGGCACCAACACATTGGCTTCCGGGTAGTACATCAGCGCATTGCCGGGACGAATGTCGTCATAGGACCGCGCCAGGTAGCCAGCGATTCGGCCCACGCTGCTGGTGATCTCGACAGGTTGGTCCGGCTGCAGATTCAGCCGCCGCAGGTCGTCGGGATGAATCAAGATCAGATCTCGGCGCTCTTGACCGCGATACAAATCTTCCTCTTCGTACACGACGGTGTTGAACTGACCTTCGCTGCGCACCGTCATCAAGCGCAGTTGATCGACACCGATGGCGGCCAGTTCGGGGATGGGATGCGAATGAAAAATTGCTCTTCCGTCTGGGGTCGAAAAACGCGGTTGATGTAAAATCCGACCGGTAATCTGAAATTCTTGCTTGGTCTGCCCGATCGACCCGATGGCTTGGTAGCCAGGCACAACCTGTCCGATCCACTGCCGAATCGTGTCGGACTGCTGCATGTCGGTCCACTGGATCGCCGCACTATCTCCCACCAGTCGCTGACCCAACTCGGCCACTACCTGAATTTCGCTGCGCGGTCCGGGATAGCGCACTGGTCCACCATCGCTCAGACGCACAAAGTTGAACATCGACTCTTGCGTAGTCGGCTGCGGCTCTTCATCGCGCGGCAGCACGGGCAGAATCAACGTCTGATCCGCCAAGGCATGTACATGGCCCGTGTTGAGTGTCGTGCTGAGCGTAGCCAGCAATCGCAATTGCCCCAGCGCCTGCTTGGCATAAGCAGCGTCTGGGTTCGATCCGTACAGATTGCCGCCTAAGCAAATGGCCGCCTGCGTTTGACCTGAGTGAGCGGCCTCCATGCAGGCCATCGTGTCCATGCCTGGCGAGGTGGGCAACGGCAATTGATAGTGCTGCTGGAGATTATTGAAGATTGCGTCTTTCAACTTGGGAGTGACGCCGACAGATCCCATTCCTTGAACGTTGGAGTGACCGCGAATAGGCATCAGCCCAGCACCAGACCGCCCTACCATGCCGCGCAGCAACGCCAGATTGACAATGGCCTCGACGTTTTCGACTCCATGCACATGGTGCGTAATGCCCATCGTCCAGCCAAAGATAGCGGCGCGGGACTGCGCGTACAATTCGGCAATTCGACGCATTTCTGCCTGCGTTACTCCACTGCGCTGCTCCAAGTCACTCCAGCGCAGCCCTTGTAAGTGCTGCACAAAATTCGCACCTCCGCTGGTGTGATTGGCGATGAACGCCTCGTCGGCAGCTCCACACTGGACAACGGCCTTAGCAATGCCGGTCAGCAGCGCTAAATCACCTCCAATGTGTGGTTGACAATAGTGGCTGGCAATGGACGATCCGAACAACATGCTCCGCACATCGCTGGGAATACGGAATTTGACCATACCCAGCTCACGCACCGGATTGATCAAAATCACTTGACCGCCACGGCGACGCAAATGCGTTAGTGACGTCAACAGACGCGGATGATTGCTGGCCGGATTACCTCCGATGATAAACGCCAGATCACAGTGCTCGATATCCTCTAGCGTAACTGTGGCTGTGCCGGTACCCAAAGCCTTGTTCAGTCCAACGCCACTGGCCTGATGGCAATAGTAGCTGCAGTTATTGACGTTGTTCGTGCCGTACAGTCGCGCTACCAACTGCAACAAGAACCCGGCCTCATTGCTGCTGCGGCCGCTGAAGTACCAGAATGTTTGGTCAGGAGCCAGCGATTTCAGGGCATCCTCAATTCGCTGCATGGCCTCTCGCCAGGTCACCGGTCGAAAATGACTGGCACCGCGCGTATAGAGCACCGGCTGGATCAATCTGCCGGATATTTCTAATTGTCGGGACGACCAGCTCTGTAATTCCGCCACGCTGTTTTGCTGCCAAAATTCGGCGGTAATGGCCGGCTGCATATCCGACGCCATGGCCTGCATCGACTTCTTACAGACCTCAGGAAAGGCACCGCGCTCATTGACCATACCGCCCTTTTGACCACCCATTCCCAAAGCGCACGTCTTGCAGGCGTTCTTGCTGCGCAGGGCTTTGTAGAATTTCCACAGTCCGCCTGCTTGGCGTGCCTTGCGGATGGAATAACCGATGGCCGCCCAGCCACCGCCGTTGCCTACCTTGCGCATAGATCGTCGTCCAATTCTCAAAATCCCGCCCCATCGCGGTGTAGCCGCTATTCTAGGCGAGTGATCCATCAGTAGCTACCGTCGCCAGACGGTGGGGTTTGTAGCTACCGTTACCAGACAGTGGATTCAGGGGGGGACATGCGGGGCAGTTGCAAAACTAGGGATAGTGTGGCCAGGAAGCCGTAAACGCGTACGCCATGGCGCATTGAACTGCGATTAGTTCTGCCCTGGGCTGATAAAATCGTAACCCGAAGCGTTAGCGAGGGAATATTGATTGCCCCTCGCTAACGCTCTCTGAACTTGCGCTCTTCGAACTTGCGCTCTTCATAATTAATGGCCAGGAAACGCACCATGAACTGGTTGTTCGTACTCGTACTCAGCCCCTGGCGGTACTCGTACTTCTACGCGAACAGTGCTTTTCGAGCACGAGCACCATTTCATTCATTGAGTACGAGCACGATTCCTGGCCAAAAAGCAATTTCAATACTAACGCTTCGGGTGGTGATAACTACCCTACGCTCGTCCATTTTGGTGATTCTCATCAGCCCAGTTCTACCCCGCGCCGGCCCACCATTTGTGCGCATCGAGTGTGCCCAGATCATCCTCGTTTAATTCTAACCTACCGCCATTTGGCACCGTTTGGCTTTGCAGTGGGGCAGTTGCCAGCTAAGATCAACGATTATGACAAAACACATCTTCGTAACCGGCGGCGTCGTTAGTTCTATCGGCAAGGGATTGACCAGCGCTTCGATCGGCATGTTGCTGGAAGCGCGTGGACTGCGCGTGCGGATGCAGAAGCTGGATCCGTATATCAATGTCGATCCGGGAACGATGAGCCCCTACCAGCACGGTGAAGTGTACGTGCTGGATGATGGTAGCGAGACCGATTTGGATTTGGGCCACTACGAGCGTTTCACGAACGCCCCGCTGACTCGCGATTCCAACTACACCACCGGGCAGATTTATTTGTCGGTGATTGAGAAGGAGCGGAAAGGCCAATTCCTGGGCAAGACCGTCCAGGTCATCCCGCACATTACCGACGAAATTAAGAGCGTCATCCGGAAAATTGGCCAGACAGACGTCGACGTCGTAATCACTGAAATTGGTGGTACCGTCGGCGACATTGAGAGCTTGCCGTTCCTAGAGGCCATTCGGCAGTATCCGTTGGCGGCCGGTCGTGAAAACTGTCTGTTTATCCATTTGACTTTGGTGCCCTATCTGAAGGCGGCTGGCGAACTGAAGACCAAGCCCACCCAACACTCGGTTGGCCAGCTTCGGCAGATCGGTATTCAGCCAGACATCTTGATCTGCCGTTGCGAACAATCGCTATCGCGCGACGAGCGCGAGAAGATTGCCCTGTTCTGTAACTTGGACCCCAAGGCGGTAATCGAAGAGCGTGACAAAGATTTTTCGATCTACGAAGTTCCGCTCAGCCTGGTCTCCAACGGTCTGGACGAATTGATTGTCAGTCGGCTGGGCCTGGCCGCCGGCACGCCCAACCTGGAGCCAATCAAAGAGATTCTGCATCGGCTACGCAATCCTCAGCATGAAATCAGCATTGCCGTCGTTGGCAAGTATGCCGAGCACAAGGACGCCTACAAGTCGATCTACGAAGCGCTGGATCACGCCGGCATTCATCACCGCGCGCAAATTCGCATCGGCCGCATTCAAAGTGAAGATATTGAAAACGAAGGCGCCGAAGTGTTGCTTTCGGGCTACGACGCCATTTTGGTTCCCGGTGGCTTCGGCGAGCGTGGCATTGACGGCAAATTGTCGACGATTCGCTACGCGCGAGAAAAGGGCATCCCCTTCTTTGGCATCTGCCTGGGCATGCAGTGCGCCGTGATCGAGTACGGCAGAAACGTAATGGGCCTTGAGGCCGCACATTCCACCGAGTTCGACAAGAACAGCCCGCATCCGGTGATCTGCCTGCTGAATGAACAGCGTGAGATAACGCACTTGGGCGGCACCATGCGCTTGGGCAGTCAAACCGCCAAGCTCCTGCACGGTTCGTTGGCTTGCAACGCCTATGGTCAAGTTGAAATTGCGGAGCGGCATCGCCATCGCTATGAATTCAATAACCAGTATCGCCAGCGATTTGAAGCCCACGGCTTCCGCTTTTCCGGCACCAATCCCGATGGCAGCTTGGTAGAAATTGTCGAACTGCCCGAGCACCCCTGGTTTCTAGCCGTTCAATTCCACCCTGAATTCAAATCCAAACCCACGCAAGCCCACCCCCTGTTTGCCAGTTTCGTCCACGCTGCCATCGACCGCCGCTCCCGCCGCAACAAAGCAACCGACTCTAATCAGCTGTTGCCGATGTAAGCATCGCCGGGCCTTGCTGAGCCTTCCTCTGTTCTCAGAACGGGAATGCCGAAGCCTCTGATCAAGACTTGATTGCCTTTGTGTGCTGCCCAAAGTCTGAGTAGGCTCAACAACGATGTGATTTATTGCAAGGCAGATTGAGCTTTGGAATGGCAGAAAAGGTAGTCAGGCAGCGTCTACTTTGACTTCCGGGCGAACCAGTACTCAGCGGGTAGAGCAAGCGGCTGTTAACCGCTGGGTCGTAGATTTGAGCCCTACCGAAGGAGCTTTCGTCAAAGTTCGAACTTTGGCGACCAAAAGACTTAACGCCCGGCGTCGAGAGATCGACCGCCGGGCGTTTTTCGTTTCTACCCAGTTTTTCGCGGGTTTCCAACGCTTTTCGCGGTTCGCCAGCCCAAACCGCCGCGCGCTCTGTTTGCAGAGAGATTTCCGACTCTCGAACGCAACCTTCAAGGTTGCACCCGCCGGTGCGAAAAAACGGTCCCGAACTCTCTTACTCTCTCTTTTCGGGGGCCTCCAGAGTTAACACAGAGTTCTCGTTCGAAGTCCGGATGAAACGGATTCGAACGAACTTCCCAAGAGCTGACTGACGAACGTTAAGCCACCCGATAGAATGGGCGGTATTGGCAACCAAAATCTGCATTCCCAATTATTTGTGATGACCGAGCACGCGTTTACGAGCCACGATGAACAACTAGAACCTTCTGCACCACGAAGTGCTTACGAAACATCTTTTCGAGGATACCGGAAGGGGGCGTTCAAATGTGAGCATCAAAAGATCACGAGGGCGAGCCTTTCTCTTATGTGGATGCTCGAGTCTCACATTCGTTTTGACGGGAGCGAATAGTGTCCCCCAACAATCACAATGCTACAGACGCGGCGCTGGGATATTATTACCAAGGCATGTATGCACTGAGCCTCTTGTTGAACGCAAATGATGATGCATGCGTCAGCATCGAAACTGCAGATGATGTTACGCTGGAAGACGGTATGACACATCTACACCAGTTGAAGCATTCTCTATGTCCAACTTCTCCGCTAACAATATCAACAGATGCCTTCTGGAAGACACTAAAGGTCTGGAGCGACAATTCAAGATCCCCCAACGAAAGTTTGATACTAGCGACCTGCGCGACAATCGGAGTGGACTGCCCGCTACAAGAATTGACCTCCAAGGAAATTCCCAGATCAAAACAAGTGATTGATTTTATCTCGAATGAAGCGATACGGGTCCGAATTGCAAGAGATACAGCAAAAAAAGCTGGAAAGCCACTTCCTTACCAAAAACGAGCTCCTGGCTGCGAAGCTTGGCTTGCTCTAGAGAATGACTCGCAACAAATGTTCTTGGATCGAGTCTTGCTCGTGCCTTCGATTCCAAACGCAGCAGATATCCCAAACACCATTAGTACACAACTCCGAAGCGCAGTAAGGCCTGAAGTCCGTTCCCGACTTGTTGAACGATTGCTTGAGTGGTGGGATCGCCAAGTCGTTCTTTCGATGCTGAGAAAACGCGACCGACGGCTTTCTAAGTTGGAGCTGCAATCGCAAATAGGCAACTTGATTATCGAACATTCTGATTTTTCGTTACCCGTCGATTTTGCTCGCTTGAAGCCTGACGATCTTAAAGCCGAGATGACAGGCGTAATGGTTGAACAAATCGAATTGGTTGATGGTGGTGAGTCTCGCACGACTAGGGCTGCTATCGCTAGATGGAGGGTGCGAGTACAGCGTGAAAAGTGGCTTAATGATAATTTTGCTATTGCCACGGAGCTCGACGCGTTTGATTCGCTGTTGGTTGAACGTTGGCAAGACAGGCATGGTCCAATGCAGGATGACTGCAAAGGACGATGTGCAGAGGAATGTTCGCGTCGTGGCAGAGAGTTGCTCGACTGGTCACATCTGACAGCACACACAGAAAGCATATCGATCCGACCGATGTTTTCGCATGAATTCTTGGTTCAAGGGACTTACCAACAGCTGTCGGACGAAAAACGCGTTGGCTGGCATCCAAATTACTTAGCATTGCTTAGTCTTGGCAGAAAGGAGGCTTGACCATGGCCACAAAATCAGTTGACACGTTTGCGCACACCAATCCCGCATTCTGCGCGCTTGTATTGCGTGCGTTCGTTGAGGGCTACCAAAAATCTGATGCCAGGGGCGTGCTTCTCCCACTGATGCTGCTGCCTCTTCCTGTCATACTGTCCAATGACCTAGCATCTACCTTTGACGGCACCAATAGTCGTACAGGACTCATTACATGGACTGGTCGAAACCCTGAGCTTATCCTTTCGTTGCCGTATTACGTAGACGGATCGGCCCAGCTCTCAAGGGAAGCCCTACTCTTTGCGGTGACGTACAAAGTGCTAAAACTTAACAATAACGGACGAATCGAAACCGACGAAACCGGCCTCAGGCGGAAATTACGCACGCCAGCTTCGGATTCAAAAGGGAAGGCGTTTTTGCACTCGCGAACTTTTGGGAAGTGGCTCGGCGACACTGGGTCTTTAGAAACAATATTCGCCTGCTTGGGGATCAAGTCATGACGCGGGTGCAAATCAAATCCATCTATTTGTACAGCCATCATGGCGAACGGATATCCGTCGACTTTGATCCTTCTAGTGTCAATATCTTGGTTGGTGTTTCTTACGCGGGCAAATCCTCGCTGATTGAAATAGTTGATTACTGCTTGGGTTCAACAGAGTGCCATATACCAGGAGTTGTTCGAGAGGCATCGTCTTGGGTGGGAGTACATTGGCAGAATGGAAGGTCTGAGATTCTTGTTCTGCGACGCGTCCCATCTCCCTCAAAGCAATCGAGCGAGGAAGTTTTTTTTGCAGTTGGAGCATCGATAGAAATACCTGAAAATGCCTCCCAGATAACGCCAAACACAAATCGAGATGGTGGCCTCCGGCAATTTGAGCAATGCTTGTACTTGGGTGAGGTTGATGGTGAAACGTTCACAGATCGAGAGAGTGTTCGGATTTCTCTTCGCAATGCCACTCCATACTTGTTTCAAAGCGATGACGTAATCATCAATAAAACCACACTGCTACGAGGCACGAACGATGAAAGGCGAATATCGATTGCGGACTCGCTTCCATACTTCCTGGGTGCTGTGGATGAGTCTACAGCGCAGGCAGAAGCAAAACTTAAGCAAATTAAATCACGGATCGAAAAAGAGACTAGGAAGGCGGACGCCGCTGAGCGGCTAATTGGACAAGAAAGAGATCGATCGCTTTCATTGTTGTCAGAAGCTGCTCAATTGCAAATGATCGAACCAGTCGCATCCGATGCTTCTCAGGACCAAATAACTGAGAATTTAATCACAGTATCTAACTGGACAAATTCCCCTTCAACCTATGGAGAGGAAGATCAGCTGAACGAGTTGTACCGGCAAGAGCAAGAACTTCGGCAAAAGTATGCCGTTCTTCGCCGCCAACTTAACGATGCCGATTTTGCGATAGAATCAGCCACAAACTATTCTGGCACAGTTCAACGCCAAACGTCGAAACTTGATGTTGTGAGTTTCTTCCGGCCTAACGCGCGAAGTCAATCCTGTCCCCTATGCGAGTCACAACTTTCTGAAAAGACTGCACAACTAAGTGCTATTGATTCTGCTCTTGCGCAACTCAAAAGAGAACTTGCCGATGTTGAAATAGATCGACCAAAGATTGACAAATTCGTTATGCGAACGAGCGAGGACCTGAGAAATATTGGCGAACAATTGGAGATCGTTCGCGCGAGAATTGCTGCGGTAATAAGAGAGTCCGAAGATACTGCCGACCGACTTAGCCAAGACGATCGACGACTGCGGGTATCGGGCAGGGTTAGCTACTATTTGGAAGATCGACTCAGTGCTGGAATAGCGGTTGATAGATCCGGGATTGAAAAACTCCAATCAGAATTAGAAGAATTAGTAAAGATTGCTAATCCCGAAGCAAAGGCAGAGAGGATTGATGCACTCCAGAGCCAAGTTTCGATTTATGCGAGTGCGTTGCTTAAACGGCTACCGTTCGACCCCAACTACCGGGATAGCCAAATTGCCTTCAATGTTCGCGGCTTAAGTATACGCTTTATACTCGGGCCACGATTAATGCAGATGCGGGATATTGGTGGTGATGAAAGCTATTTGAGTGGACATGTTGCTACGCTATTGGCATTGCATCGAGTTTTTGCCGAAGGCAATCGCCCTGTACCGGGCGTAATCATTTTTGATCAGTTGAGCAGGCCATTTTTTCCTGCAGATAAATTTCAGGGCGAAGTGGAAGTTAAAAACGATGATCGTTCTGACCTGAAGCAGTACTTCGACGTTCTATTCGATGAGGTGGAGCTTCAAAAATCCTTGCAAGTGATCGTCTTAGAACACGCACTATTTGCAGATGACGCTAGATACAGCTCGGCCGTTAAACGTCGCTGGAATAACGAATCTCGATTGATCCCTTCTGACTGGCCGCGTGTTACCGAATAATCTAGAGTTGAGATTAATTCAACTGTGCAACTCTATGCTTAGTTATGAGGCAGGAAATCGATCCGGCTTGTGAATTAGGCTTATTCCAGCGAATAGTTTGCCTGACCCATATACCTATTCAGTTGACTGGACCACGTTCCAATTTTCAGGCTGCAAAAATGCAATTCACATCGATCGAATTGAGTCGAAAATCGATTCTCGAATGCCTGTGGCTTTTGCAAATTGGAGAATAATGTCCTTCGCTAAAACGACAGCTTCTACAGGAGACCCATTTGTGTTCGGAATCACAACCTCCTGTTTCTTGTGAAGCACGCAGGATACATACGCGACGCTAATATAGCGGAGCACGTCGCATGCGCCGTTAGGATTGTGAAGCATTCTTCCAAGTAGCTCGATTGTATCTCGCAACCACGGTGGGTCGAGGTCTTCATTCACGACGCCTAGCTTTCGAATCAGATCGAATGTTCTCTCTTTCTCACGAAGGCCAAATGGCCCGCCGTAGAAGTAAAGGCGAGCGTGGTTTGGGATGTTTTGCAGGCCATGTGAATGTACAAACGCTGCCGCCTCAAGTAGACAATGTGCAAATCGTTCTGCTCCAACAAATGCCAAGAGCACGTCACGATCGTCTTCAGGAGAGAGGACGTGAGCAACTGACTCGAATGTTCCAACAAGCTGCATGAGCGCCCTGAATCGCTCAATGTACCAGTATGTATACGACAAAAATGAGTAGACTCGCTTCTTTTGAAGTTGTTCTTGGGACGGAGAAACGCCCTTTGTCGTCCCAACGCCCCATCGCTGAAGGGTCGTTTCAAAATCAGTGAGATCGCCGAGAGCCGCACTCGTTTCTTTCGCGCGCAGGCGCAGTTCCAGGCCGTCGAGGTGAGATGCCGGCAATGCGCACAATCCCATTTTCGGAGCGATCGCCGCGATATGAGAATCAACATTTGGTCTCAAGTAATACGCCAAATCTGCCCCAAAATAGTCCTTCACTCCTCTTAGCCAAAAAAGGCGATTTGCGTCGGACACATTCCGGCCGCTCTTGCAGTCGCCCACCACGCAGGTCCGATTGAAGAGCCGGTCAAACTTAATCCCTAATACATCAAGGTCAGTCAGAGACCGGCGTTTTAATGTGTTTCCCAGGTCTTCATAGTTGCTTAGCTCAACTTCTAATGGCGACCAGTAGCCCTCCGCGAATAGTATTCGGCGAAATTGTAGCTTTAGCGGCAAATCCTTATCCAATGTCTTAGCCATGAGTGTTCATCCCTCGCGTCAGTTTTGTCAGTTCCCGAATGATGTCAGCTCTCGTCTCCTCTGAGACAACCGGATCTGAGGTCATTCGTGGGCGAGTAGACGCTGGACCTTGATATTGAGACGGTGACAATAATGCTTTCTGAGCATCTAGATCTATAGAAACAGATGAACTGGTTCCATACTCAAGCATCTCAATTGCTATGTTGAGAGCCTTCATATTTTCGTCAGTATCATCGATACGAAAGTTCCAGCGATTTGTCGACTCCTCGAAAGGATGCCCTATAAGCTTCTCCGCTAAAAGGCCATACTGGCTCATCAAGTCTGGATGTCCGCGATTAAACTGCTTGTTGTCTCTGAGCACCTCCAGGATGCGACGTGGGTACTTTATCGCCACCCCTTGCGAGAAGCTTTGTCCATATCGGACGCACGACAAGATTGCTCGCGACTTGTCCAGAATGGTCTTTTCCTCTGGAGCAAGTCCGCCTCGTGGTGCAAAGAGGAAGCGTTGCGCTCCAGTTGCACCACTAACCGTTACTGGCATGATGACTCCAGTTTGAATCGCATCCATTAACGTCTTGTTGGAGGCGATTCGACCATCTGACATGGCTAGCCCTTGCGACTGTGACAGTGTTTCTATTGCTGCGGTAACTTCATTCGGAAACCTTTTCGCCCACTGGAGGTACGCAGACGGGTTGCCATCAACCGCTAGTGGAGAATAGGCGGTTGGGGTACCGTCAACTGTCTGAATTGCCAATAATTGTCCACACATCATCACATCGCTCATGATCGCAAATTCGTTTGAGTTCAATGAGTACTGTGATTGCAACACAGGAACAGCAACTGGTCCATGATGCAGGTGTTCAAGGGAAGCAATTCCAGCCTGTTCAAGCTCGTTCGGCCTAAGGTCTTGCCAACGCTTTCCAAGCTCGGAGTAGCCGGATCGAAATTCTGGTACCTTTACATCAATTCGCTTTACCTGCTCACCTGATTTGGTGATGCGGATGAAGTCAATCGTCTCTAGCTCACGCAAGACAGCCGGCAGCTCTATGCTGTTGATTCCAAGTGAAGCTGCTGCGTACTCGATTTGTTCGTACTGATCGATATACAGCAATCCGCGTAGGTGCATGGCAAGGCTGGAGGCTTTTCCAATGAGCAGCGTATTCTTGAACTTCACTTCTTTTGGACCAAAAGTTGTGACTACTTTCAAGCTTTCGTGAAAATCTTGCGTTCGAAGACCAATCAGAGTTGGGTCCATGGTGTTTTTCTCGCTGCACTTGGGGAGCCTGTAAGCAACATTATGACATCTACTTCTGTAATGGGGTTCACAAAAAGGAGTCGACTTTCCAGCTAGGAACAATGGTTATGACTTTTCGCCTGCACCCTAATCCGTCATTTCGAACCCGCACCGGGTATTCCTACAGATAGACGCGGCTGTTGTGGCTGCGAATGTCTGTCTTCGAGCCGCTAATTATAGCGGCGTTGAGCATGGAGGTGCGAGTTGCTCTCGTCTGTTCCCCCTTCTTCCTTGTCCGCGCCGGCTCGGCGATCGGAAATCGCTGCGATTCTGGCCGCGGGCATTGTGCGAATGAAATCGCGTATGGCGATCCTCGATTCAGAAATCGACGACGAACCAGCAGAATTGCCAACAGCTTGCCTTGAGGTTTCTTCGGAAAGCGTGCTCTCTGTGACCAACGTGGTTAACGACCAGTGAGTCCGTATTCCCGGGAGAAATCAATGCAAATCGACATCGACAAAGAGGTCGCTCTGCTCCAGCGCATGACAGTTGGGCAGTTGCGAGAGAAATTCGAAGAGACGTGGGGAGAGCCAACCAACACACGCAACAAACAGTGGCTGATCAAACGCATCGCATGGAAGATGCAGGCCAACATCGAAGGTGATATTTCACAGCGGGCTAGGCGTCGCGCCGCTGAGCTCGCTCGCGGCACCGACATCCGTACGACTGCCCCCAAAGCCATCAAGCCAGCCCCGAAGTCGACGGGCGACACCGTGACGGGTTTCGTCCAGCCAGAAGAGGACAATCGTCTCCCGCCGCCGAGATCAGAGATCGAGCGAGTCTACAAAGGCGAGAAAATCGTGGTGCTCGTTTTGGATAACGGCTTCGAATACGAGGGGGCGATCTACAAGACGCTAAGCGCTGTGGCCAAGAAGATTA comes from the Pirellulaceae bacterium genome and includes:
- a CDS encoding DUF2924 domain-containing protein; this encodes MQIDIDKEVALLQRMTVGQLREKFEETWGEPTNTRNKQWLIKRIAWKMQANIEGDISQRARRRAAELARGTDIRTTAPKAIKPAPKSTGDTVTGFVQPEEDNRLPPPRSEIERVYKGEKIVVLVLDNGFEYEGAIYKTLSAVAKKITGQHCNGYHFFKLNKKGGDK